A single region of the Alosa alosa isolate M-15738 ecotype Scorff River chromosome 6, AALO_Geno_1.1, whole genome shotgun sequence genome encodes:
- the LOC125295647 gene encoding hemoglobin subunit alpha-2-like yields the protein MSLSAKDKTLVKSFFTKIAPKAEDIGNEALSRTLFVYPQTKTYFSHWKDLSPGSGPIRKHGLTVMTGYMDAVEKIDDLLAGLLELSELHAFTLRVDPANFKIITHNVLVVMAMYFPDDFTPEVHVAVDKFLSKVNLALSEKYR from the exons ATGAGCCTTTCAGCCAAAGACAAGACCCTGGTGAAGTCTTTCTTCACCAAAATCGCACCGAAGGCGGAGGACATCGGTAATGAGGCGTTGTCCAG GACCCTCTTCGTCTATCCCCAGACGAAGACTTACTTCTCCCACTGGAAAGACCTGAGCCCCGGGTCTGGCCCTATCCGGAAGCACGGCTTGACTGTCATGACTGGTTATATGGATGCTGTTGAGAAAATTGATGACCTCTTGGCCGGCCTGCTCGAACTGAGCGAGCTGCATGCCTTCACACTGCGTGTGGATCCTGCCAACTTTAAG ATCATAACCCACAATGTACTTGTGGTGATGGCGATGTACTTTCCCGATGACTTCACCCCCGAAGTGCATGTGGCTGTCGACAAATTCCTCTCCAAAGTTAACCTGGCTCTGTCTGAGAAGTATCGCTAA